The proteins below are encoded in one region of Centropristis striata isolate RG_2023a ecotype Rhode Island chromosome 12, C.striata_1.0, whole genome shotgun sequence:
- the leprotl1 gene encoding leptin receptor overlapping transcript-like 1 produces MAGIKALISLSFGGAIGLMFLMLGCALPVYDKYWPLFLLFFYILSPIPYCISRRVVDDTDSASNACKELAIFLTTGIVISAFGLPIVFARAEVIAWGACALVLTGNVVIFGTILGFFMVFGSNDDFSWQQW; encoded by the exons ATGGCTGGGATTAAAG CTCTCATCAGCCTGTCCTTTGGAGGGGCCATTGGCCTCATGTTCCTCATGCTAGGATGTGCCCTCCCTGTGTACGA caaaTACTGGCCTttgttcctcctcttcttttacATCCTCTCCCCCATCCCTTACTGCATCTCTCGGAGGGTGGTCGACGACACAGACTCGGCCAGTAACGCCTGCAAAGAGCTGGCCATCTTCCTCACGACGGGCATCGTCATCTCAGCCTTCGGCCTGCCCATCGTCTTCGCAAGAGCTGAAGTA ATTGCCTGGGGGGCGTGTGCGCTCGTGCTAACGGGTAACGTAGTCATCTTCGGAACCATCCTGGGCTTCTTCATGGTCTTTGGATCCAACGACGACTTTAGTTGGCAGCAGTGGTAA